The following coding sequences are from one Gordonia westfalica window:
- a CDS encoding phage capsid protein, translating into MAITHFIPELWAANITQAWDAEKVFAALLDRQYEGVATKGNTVHIPGVVAPAIKDYKANNRTTSADAITDTGVDLLIDQEKNFDFKVDDIDAAQSAGSLAPYTDAAGKALVDDADKFIATMLAAGATNLSGSAPDTGNKAFDLVKAARVALNKKNAPASGRVLVCNADFEGLLLGADSKLTSFDVSGDNNGLRNGTIGSLLGFRVLSSNNLPNNSTPGFVAFHPEAAAYVSQLDKVEALRADNSFADRLRGLHVYGGKVVRPDGVVKFGMTSGS; encoded by the coding sequence ATGGCCATCACCCATTTCATTCCCGAACTGTGGGCGGCGAACATCACCCAGGCGTGGGACGCCGAGAAGGTGTTCGCCGCTCTGCTCGACCGCCAGTACGAAGGCGTCGCGACAAAGGGCAACACCGTCCACATCCCCGGTGTCGTCGCACCCGCGATCAAGGACTACAAGGCCAACAACCGCACCACGTCGGCTGACGCCATCACCGACACCGGCGTCGACCTCCTGATCGACCAGGAGAAGAACTTCGACTTCAAGGTCGACGACATCGACGCCGCCCAGTCTGCGGGCAGCCTGGCCCCGTACACCGACGCCGCCGGAAAGGCGCTCGTCGATGACGCGGACAAGTTCATCGCCACCATGCTCGCCGCCGGAGCCACCAACCTGTCGGGCTCCGCTCCGGACACCGGGAACAAGGCATTCGACCTCGTCAAGGCTGCTCGTGTGGCCCTGAACAAGAAGAACGCCCCCGCCTCCGGCCGAGTTCTCGTGTGCAACGCCGACTTCGAAGGTCTGCTCCTCGGCGCGGATTCGAAGCTCACCAGCTTCGATGTGTCCGGCGACAACAACGGCCTCCGCAACGGCACCATCGGCTCCCTCCTCGGGTTCCGTGTGCTGTCGTCGAACAACCTGCCCAACAACTCCACCCCCGGCTTCGTGGCGTTCCACCCGGAGGCCGCGGCCTACGTGTCGCAGCTCGATAAGGTGGAGGCCCTGCGCGCCGACAACAGCTTCGCCGACCGGCTGCGCGGCCTGCACGTGTACGGCGGCAAGGTTGTCCGTCCGGACGGCGTCGTCAAGTTCGGAATGACTTCGGGTAGCTGA